In Marisediminicola antarctica, one DNA window encodes the following:
- a CDS encoding phosphodiesterase — protein MSGYRAQYARPDHFILHLSDTHFVADDHLYGAVDSEGLLRQLVAELEASGARPEAIVFTGDLADKGEAGAYTKLREMIEPVAERLGSEVVWVMGNHDDRSTFRRELLGQLPTSNPIDRVHDINGLRIIALDSTVPGHHHGIVSDEQLDWLAEELSVPAPHGTILAMHHPPVPSVLDLAVLVELREQDGLAEVIRGSDVRSIIAGHLHYSTTATFAGVPVSVASATCYTQDLNVPVGGTRGRDGAQSFNLVHVYDDTVLHSVVPVGNYPTVSNWVTAEQTVDILAEHGVVIPDAVNPHVTAEPPFVLPLAAVAAL, from the coding sequence ATGTCCGGTTACAGGGCCCAGTACGCGAGGCCAGACCATTTCATTCTGCACTTGAGCGACACCCACTTCGTGGCCGATGATCACCTGTACGGAGCGGTCGACAGCGAGGGCCTGCTGCGGCAGCTGGTCGCGGAGCTCGAGGCATCCGGAGCCCGCCCGGAGGCCATCGTCTTCACCGGAGACCTCGCCGACAAGGGCGAGGCGGGCGCCTACACCAAGCTCCGGGAGATGATCGAGCCCGTCGCAGAGCGGCTCGGCTCGGAAGTCGTCTGGGTGATGGGCAACCACGACGACCGGTCCACGTTCCGCCGCGAGCTGCTCGGCCAGCTGCCGACCTCCAACCCGATCGACCGGGTGCACGACATCAACGGTCTGCGCATTATCGCTCTCGACTCCACTGTTCCGGGCCACCACCACGGCATCGTCTCCGACGAGCAGCTCGACTGGCTCGCCGAGGAGCTGTCGGTGCCGGCGCCGCATGGAACCATCCTGGCGATGCACCACCCTCCGGTGCCAAGCGTTCTTGACCTCGCCGTGCTCGTGGAGCTCCGCGAGCAGGACGGGCTCGCCGAAGTGATCAGGGGCTCGGATGTGCGCAGCATCATCGCCGGGCACCTCCACTACTCGACGACAGCCACGTTCGCGGGGGTTCCCGTCTCGGTCGCGTCGGCAACCTGCTACACCCAGGACCTCAATGTTCCGGTCGGCGGCACACGCGGTCGCGATGGGGCGCAGTCATTCAATCTTGTGCATGTCTACGACGACACCGTGCTCCACTCGGTGGTGCCCGTGGGCAACTACCCGACGGTGTCGAACTGGGTCACAGCGGAGCAGACCGTGGATATCCTCGCCGAGCACGGCGTTGTTATCCCGGATGCCGTGAACCCCCACGTCACCGCGGAACCGCCCTTCGTGCTCCCGCTCGCCGCAGTCGCCGCCCTCTGA